gaAAGCTAGATTTAAGTGAAAGTTAGAGTCTTTTGTGTTATTTTAACTATGGGAAAAGATAATGGTGCTGAGTGTATGAAACTAAGATATTCACATATACCACTATTGTTGATGTTGAAAAACGCTTTAGCACGAAAACCACCCTTAGTATTAAACATGATCGGGTCTCTTTGAAAAATCCAAAGTTCATTAGTCATCTGTAACCTGAAAAAAAGAACCCCCAGTGTAGATCATGTAGAAACCTTATACCTAATATTATGTAATTGATTTGTATACTAGTCGGTAGTCGGTAGTATGTAGGTTGTAGTTTCTATTTAAATTTGGATTGTGCGGCCTCAAAAAGTATTTAAATACCCCAGATTTTCAAGTTCTTGAGTGAACTCGTTTTGAGGATTAAGGCTGAAGAGTACTTAAAAGTCTgctgacttcaaaatttgatattAACGCCAGAGAATCTCTATGTTCAGATGAAAATTGAGATGAGAAATTATAAGTTGGCATCCTTTTATTTCCGCAATAAAAATGGCAAGCGCAGCACACTAAATGACTTTCGAATAAGTTTTTCCTCTCCCTTGTTTTATCTGTGACTAAATCTGAGACTTGTGCTTGCGCTGACTATTTGTGTCCCTATGTgatgtaaactttttttttcagaatagaCTTCTCCCAGTAAAACAATATGTTCCTTCttcattttatctttaaaagtaatcattttttctgtgcaatctctcttttctttctttttctgtcAAGGAATCTTTTAGATTTTTCTATTCTTCTGGATGTCGGTTTTCTCTGCGCCAATTTTGAGGGTTCAGTTTGTGCCAATAATTACGGGtattattgaaagaaaacttTTTGTGATAAATATTGCTGAGAAACTTTCTCTTGACTAAAAAAAATCCTCTAATTTTCTTGCTTAAGTAAACGAAAATCCTgccaaaagtttttgaaaaaattattgaatttttctctatttGGGCCGCACAATACCACCAACGATGTTACAAAATGTGTCATTTTCTTTTGCATGCCTGCTACTAGTTTTTTACGGCTTTTGCTTGCCGTTTAATGAAGTACAAGTGGCTTTTCTTTGCGCTTAAATCTATGAGTCCATTCAAGAACTTGCTGAATGACTTTTGAGCAGGAAAGAGGAAaacggaaggaaaaaaaattctctacaCCGCAGAATAAGTTTAGATAGTCCTCAATATGATTATTTAGTGTTGCCATTTCTTGAACATCGTGGAATAATTGTTGCTCTCTGCCTTCCGCTGTTGTTGCCCTCCGCCTTCCTCTGTTGTTGCTCTTGACCGTGAATATGTGTCTACAATCGCAGATGAATTACTCGGCCTTAATAATTTAAAGatatgtattttcaaaataattgaagATCATGCCCAAAGTTTTATTAAGTTGACCTATGTACGCTTCTGTAagaatgaaacaaaaagaaagttattaaaaatttatttttatcaaaacttatttcgtttttttactTGGCTACTTTAGCAAAAAACACCATACAGACCAACTGTATTACACAAGGTAATTCTTGCTGTAGGTACCTAGTAAGGTTGTGGTGGAACTATAGTAATGAATAAATATAATACTTTCATCGGGTCAAAAATCTAAGCTAACGTTGAGTTTCAGGACAAAAAGGAGACAAATTCTGTCTTcatctccttcatttttgcagttttttctaGACTAACTCACCGGACCTACGATTTTTTTTTGACCTGTAAGTAACTAAAAGTTTGCACCTGTTTTGACCTGATGCATGCTATCCACCAACGCCTGTCCGACCATGAGATTTCAGAGTGAACTGTCTGAAGCGTTTCTGAAGTATCATGTGCCTAGGAAGGAGTTATGGCCTCCCCTTTACAGAAGAGCCATGATCTAAAAATAAGTGGTCCGTCAACAGCCGTAGTATACATTTACAGTCACACCTATGTGAAGTACCTACCTACTTTAGAAAAGGGTATTTTTGCTAGAAATCGATTAGTCTTGCACTTATACACAATACATGCACGTACAAaagacaattttgaattttatttcaaagccTAAGGTTCCCATAGAGCTCTTTCCCTTGTTCTTGCCAAACAGTGAACTATGTCTGTGCGATTGCAAAAGATAGTTTTACTCcgacacttaattttttttttttattgtattaaaattgtaaatcgtaattttatttaaaattaatttttatttggtGCATATTTAGCAAAGTAGGTAGCCAGTCTCATAGCAGGTGGGCATTAAAATAGTtttattcatgtaaaaaaaaatgttcagcaaGAGTTCACATTTGTAATTTGAAGGTATGAGACCGCCTTCTCCTTCTGCAAATTTCTGCATATTCTTTCATGGGGCTAGGGGCTAACCAGTCAGTTTCTAGAATTTGCAAAGACAATCTATTTCGCAGCCTCAGCAAAATGATAAATATGCGTAATTATCCTGACGgcaacatttttaaatatttattttgctttctatttttcagagaatactTAACGAGTTTGCATGATTCTTATCATTTCTCTGGATAATAATTAGGAAGCGTAAGCGTACAAATCAATGATAGTCCAAAACgagaaatttgcaacgtcgcgtcGCCCCGTCGCCACCGTTGTCGCCACCGAAGCTACCTGTATTTCGATTTTCACCGGTGAAAAATCGGTTTTCATCGTTGagacaaagcgatggatcaACGATCCAATCTGTGAGCAGCGGTGACGCCGATCGCTGATCCATCGTTGAGGCCGTTACACTTTGAAGTTGTGCTTGCAGACCAGGACCTATCCGGCAGCcggcttttttaatttttatggcaCATTTCATGCTTCATGTAAATTAAAGTCCATCCATTCAAAGAGGGAACCGAGCTGCAGTTGACCCCcaataaatttcattttaacattttaccgGTGGCAGAATTTTTCATGACGTAAAATGAATGTGCTGCTCTCTGTTGACCGCTTGCAAAAATCCGGAAGGTCAAATAACATcgcgaaaatttgcctcttCTTTTTGACATTTGTTTACGTCTTCGAGTTGAAGTAAAGTCGCTTCAGAGAACTTTTTCTAATTCTTTAACTTTTTTGCTGTAAACGATAGGCTCAGTCGATCTGATTTGTTATTAATGAATAATACGGCTGCATTATTCGCTTGCTCTAAATGCTTTACACGGCATCCCTTCGAGGACCTTTCGGCCGGACAGCAGTTGTGCAAGGTAGGTTAACTGTCACTTATCAGGAGGTCCACGAATCAAGTTTAGAATTCTAGCCCGATATCTCTTTGTTCAACTCTTAGATTTATGTTTTCGTTGTATTTTTGTAGAGCCCTTCTAGCCCTGCAAAAACTGAAGTCTTATATATGCTctaaattctttaaatttgacCCTCTTACGTTCCCTCCTTTTAAGGACAGACTCGTCGTACATGTAGTATTTAAGTTTTGTTTTGCTGTCCTGCACATTCCACCTTAGTACGCctcttttaaatttcattttcctgaGCATACTAAGCACAATTTCTGCCTCTTTCTCATCTAAGTATATTTCCCTTTCAGAAATGTACTCAGATATAACCGCTAAATTTTGAAGCTCCCTAGTTAGTCGTCATGCTAAAGAACTTTCTTCTCTCAATAATAATATAAGTCTCGGAAATGCCAGCAGAATTTTTACAGCGAAGCAGGACAGAAAGTTGGAAGATTTAATTTTCCAACCAAATTAACCGAAGTAAGTCTAAAGTTGGCATCCCTTGCTGCTAGTGAAGAGTTTATTCCTTTTCATGCCAGAGTTCTTGCTGAATAAGTTTACTCTTTGATTAAAGTGCTACAGAAGATAGGCTGTCTTCAGTTTATTGTGAGTATATACAGGAATCAAGATGGCAAATTGTCTTTTGCACTCCCAAAGTGCGCAAACTTATAGGGCGTAGACCATACTAGCTATCTGATGCTTAAGCCTATCACCTACTACTTTCTTAACATCATTTTGCTTGCCATCTGATACTGTCGCATTAGTTTTCACAGCTCATGGATGTAATAAAATTTCTTGGAGATCGCTTACATTTCATTGCCTGGATGTAAAGATTCTCCTCtcaatgttaacattttttggttttttatctGTGCAGGAGTGTCGAGGTGCATTTCCTGTTGTAAAATGTACTTACTGTAGATCGGAATTCCAGCAATCCAAGTAAGTTAATTTTCCGAGGACAGGCTGTAAAGTCTGCATGACACacatttgataaaaattacttattttggTAATATTTCAGTAGTTTTAAATAAACTCTGTTTCTGAAACATATTTTACATGTTAGTTACAAGGAGAAGTTCAAAATACAAGTAAAGGTAAAAGTAAAGACTGTTAGAGCGGACGCATCGTATGTGgagacaaatgtcaatctctAATTACCGCCGAATCAGCACCACttaacaggttaatacatgcagtcagatggcacTACTGGTGAGTGGTGACCTAAACAATACACTTGACTTtggtctcaacatacgatgcgtcCGCTCTACTTCGTAGTTGTTACACACGGCTTCAGTCCCTTGTATTCTGCGTACATTGGCATTATTTTCTTCAACGGCTGCAAATCACTCCAAAATTGATATAAACTTTaaccttttcaattttttgaatacaTTAAGTATTTATACACAATTCTTAAGAATATTATGTATACTATCGAAGTGCCATGGAGTATAAGACCTAAGTATTTTcctacttaaatttttttctttctgttttcagTAAAACTACCACTAGCACAATCTGTGCCAAATGCGAACAGAATGTCAAATCATATGGGAAGCCATCTGCATGTGAGTACTGTAACATAATTGCTGCATTCATCGGAAATAAGTGTCAGCGTTGTACAAATTCTGAGCGGAAATATGGGCCCCCAATCACGTGTGAACAGTGTAAACAGAAGTGTGCATTTGATCGCAAGGATGATGACAAGAAGGTTAGTAATTGTTATTATATTGAACTTTTCTCCTGATTCAATTCTTTGTATGACAACAAGTAACTGTAAGCCTTAATGAAGTAGGCATTTCAAAAGTACTGAATTACCTTGAATGTTTAAACGACATCATACACATTTCATGAGGGaccatccataaattacacTAAGCACTTGCGGGAGAGGGGCGTCTCAAATTGTTTTACAAGTACCCtttggagagggggggggggatgtgaAGGCCTGAGCCCTAGATTTATCCTTAGTTTCCAATTGCCCTAATCAATAGTGATCCATCCTATGCAAGTAAGAAACTCTTAAAAATTGTGATGTTTCTTCATGTTTTtaacccctctcccccccccccccatttccctGGAACTGAAAAAGGAAGAGATTTTTAATTATATGTAAAAATTTGCTCTTCTCATGTTGTTTTGACAATAAAATAACACTGAAGCTAGTATGATGAAGTTTTATGTTCAAGGCCTATTTTAATGTTTACTTACTGTCAAATATTGTCCAAATAGGTATATGCTAAATCAGCAAAATAAGTGATCCAAGAATTTTTTGGGGAATGGGACCATGAGACCAGCCAAATATCAATTGTTTTTACTCTAGATGAACAAATCCAAATTGTCTCTTTCGGAAGCTTTACAATTGAATTAGAAAAAGAACGTCAGCTATGCTCAAAATCTTATGGCACTTAAAATAATTCTTTAGAACAAGATATTCATCATAACACaacctatttttatttttagcaggTGGATGGGAAACTTCTGTGCTGGCTCTGCACGCTTTCTTTTAAACGAGCTCTCGCCAAAACTAAGCAGACAGATGCTGAGAGAAGAGCTCAGATGAAACTGAGTGCTCAACGTTCCTCCAAGAACAAAGATGGAAGGTAATCGGTTCTAAATATgtatcttttttccaaaaatcagtCATCAATCAACCATAATAGttttaatttcaccaaaaaaaaaataaaaacaaggaaaatagGGAATTTATTTAGTCAACAACCAATGATTGTTTTGGTTTGTCAGCGGCAGCATTTGTTCGCAATGAGAATGAAATTATCGAGGCTTATTTTAAAACCTTCTCAAAAGTTGGTTCACCTCTGGCATGTAAATTTTCAATACAGTAATATTGGTGCAACGCGTGTATGAAATCTCTTTCAAACAACAGTTGCTTTAaaccagaaaggaaccaaatcgATGTtcttcctcccaattttttgctttttaaaaattcaaagtcaagagaaattgttgaattgtgGAAATGAATAGGCATCGAACTTTATCTTTTACTGTAAGTTTTATGGAGGATCAAAACTTcacacctctttttctcagttctgAATTGATTAAGTCCAATTAGAGTCTTCTATTCTATCAAAAATGGAGTTCAATATCTACCAAGGGACTCGAAATTTGGTCAAATTAAGTTGCTTATTTTAATAATCAGGGGCACAGCCCCTTACAGATCTTCTGGGAAGTCAAGAAGGTTTCCATCAGGCTTTTAAGGTGATGAAAAAGGAAAACGTTAActgaggaggaggaaaaaaaatattgaaaaggaGGGAAAGAAGGAATGGCAAATGGGTGGTATGTGCATTTTGCACTTGAATGATAAAGGAGGTGTTCAccatatttttcaattcttatcCTTAGCTTTTGAAGATTAggcaaaataattttcttatattatttcaatgtatatttttctaaaTGACAGATTTTCCTTGATTGCAGGAATAGAAGTCATAGTCGACGACCTAAGCGGGTTGATGTCACGAAATTGAACCACGGTGGTGACAACAATAATTCAGGAATAGGTGGCAATGACTCACTAGGTAGTCTTCCACCTCCAGCCAAACTTCAAAAAGTTGCCAATCATCGACCAGAACTCGATCCAAACTCCTCGGACCACGTTGTTGCTATCACCCAACTCAAAGAACAAATGGCTTCCCTCCAAAAGCAGGTCACCCAGAAGAATTTAGCTCTCAGAGAAAAAGATAAAACGGTAAGCCACCAGtttctgaaaaaacaaaaatacttcGGTactt
This window of the Bemisia tabaci chromosome 3, PGI_BMITA_v3 genome carries:
- the LOC109037562 gene encoding protein FAM76A encodes the protein MNNTAALFACSKCFTRHPFEDLSAGQQLCKECRGAFPVVKCTYCRSEFQQSNKTTTSTICAKCEQNVKSYGKPSACEYCNIIAAFIGNKCQRCTNSERKYGPPITCEQCKQKCAFDRKDDDKKQVDGKLLCWLCTLSFKRALAKTKQTDAERRAQMKLSAQRSSKNKDGRNRSHSRRPKRVDVTKLNHGGDNNNSGIGGNDSLGSLPPPAKLQKVANHRPELDPNSSDHVVAITQLKEQMASLQKQVTQKNLALREKDKTITDLKAKHFTETTELRNRMQKESAEYDKKVEFMSGKIKSLQKEVATLSKSGGKRGSGLLSKSSAGGGGSGSGTDSPSMG